CTCTCTGATAACCTTCGGCTTATTAAACACAAAGGACCGTTCTCCATATCGATCGATGGAATCGGCGGTTTTCCGGATCTTGCCAAACCGAGGGTTATATGGACAGGCATAGAAGGAGACATCCCCAGGCTTAAAGAACTTCAGAGAAACGTAGAGAACGCGGCATATCGCGCCGGGATACCTAAAGAAGAGCGCCCATACAGTCCGCACATTACACTGGGGCGTCGCAACTCCACGATGCCGATCCCGGATTCAGCAAAAAAAGCCATGGAATCTGATGTGCTGATGTTAGAGCAATGGACGGTGGAAGAGATGTTTATAATGAGGAGCATACTGTCGTCGTCAGGTCCGCGATACACGCCTTTGGGGCTTTTCAAAATATAACATACTGTTATAATTAAATGAAATCAATTAGTAACAAATATAAGCGGGAGGTAGACACATGGCAAAAAAAGCAGCAGTGACCAGAGAGGATATCCTTGAACAGGCACTTGGAGAGATAAGAGGAAAATTTGGTGACGGAGCTATAATGCGCCTTGGTGATGAAGTCCAGCACGCTGTTGAAGTTATCTCGACCGGCATCCTGCCTCTCGATGTTGCCTTGGGTATCGGCGGAGTGCCGCGCGGGCGCGTTGTTGAGATATTTGGTCCAGAGGGTGGCGGTAAGACCACGATAGCGCTTCACATCCTTGCTGAGGCTCAGGCGGCAGGGGGTATTGCCGCATTCATTGACGCAGAACACGCACTTGACCCGCGCCTTGCGGCTTCCCTAGGAGTTGATACTGCAAACCTGTACCTTTCTCAGCCCGATAGCGGGGAGCAGGCGTTTTATATACTTGACACTCTTGTTCGTAGCGGAGCACTTGACCTGGTGGTTATAGATTCTGTGGCAGCTTTGACACCTCAGGCCGAGATTGATGGCAAGATGGGGGAAGGCAGTACCCAGATGGGGCTTCATGCGCGCCTTATGTCATACGCCCTTAGGAGGCTTACCGCTGCAATCTCCAAAAGCAACACGACCGTCATCTTTATAAACCAGCTCAGAGCACAGATAAGCACCGGTTATGGAGGCGGTCCTACTGAGACTACCACAGGAGGACGTGCACTGAAGTTCTATAGCTCTGTCCGCATAGAGGTAAAACGCGGCAAACAGCTTACACAGGGAGATACCGTAGTAGGCCATGAACTCTGGATAAAAGTTGTAAAGAACAAACAGGCTCCGCCTTTCCGGACGGCGCATGCAACGCTCATCTACGGCAAGGGTGTACCCAAAGCTATGTCTGTGCTGGACATGGCGATAGATAGTGAAGTTGTAAAGCGTAAGGGCTCGTGGCTCGCGTACAAGGGCGAGACGCTGGGGCAGGGCAAAGAAAGTG
This sequence is a window from Synergistaceae bacterium. Protein-coding genes within it:
- the thpR gene encoding RNA 2',3'-cyclic phosphodiesterase, producing the protein MQAGVLIRTFICIKIPDDHRKILAGWIDSRRRELHEVRWTDPDIMHITLKFCGEILPDTLNLLSDNLRLIKHKGPFSISIDGIGGFPDLAKPRVIWTGIEGDIPRLKELQRNVENAAYRAGIPKEERPYSPHITLGRRNSTMPIPDSAKKAMESDVLMLEQWTVEEMFIMRSILSSSGPRYTPLGLFKI
- the recA gene encoding recombinase RecA gives rise to the protein MAKKAAVTREDILEQALGEIRGKFGDGAIMRLGDEVQHAVEVISTGILPLDVALGIGGVPRGRVVEIFGPEGGGKTTIALHILAEAQAAGGIAAFIDAEHALDPRLAASLGVDTANLYLSQPDSGEQAFYILDTLVRSGALDLVVIDSVAALTPQAEIDGKMGEGSTQMGLHARLMSYALRRLTAAISKSNTTVIFINQLRAQISTGYGGGPTETTTGGRALKFYSSVRIEVKRGKQLTQGDTVVGHELWIKVVKNKQAPPFRTAHATLIYGKGVPKAMSVLDMAIDSEVVKRKGSWLAYKGETLGQGKESVAAYFMEHPELMDEVTKEVLRKVAEGLGLLDKPIHDDDDVPSLEDSVEALLEEGILKLDISEEAEN